The genome window TTGGAAGACCGGgaaagtaaaagtaaaaaatatatactccgtatatactagcaagtaaaaaaaatgtacgGAGTAATTTAATAATGGGAAAATCATAAATTTGGATTCATTAGTTGTTAttgattatgtaatttttttaaaacattcgtGATACTTTCATATAATGGAGGGAttagatttcttaaaatttacattgaataatttaattacatgaCAAATAATAATCAAGGAACTAAGAATACGAtttacattttaataatttgtaaaagaaatttatttaaCTCATGAATAAGAGTTCTTAAAAAATTTCGCATTGACCGAAATAACTTTCATTCAATGCACTAGACAACTATTGGTTGTTATGGGtccaacattttaaaaattttataaagtcATTACAAAACGCGTTAcattaagtaaataaaataataatgttatgtaGTATGTACAATATACACATAcatcttttaaaattaatacatagtatagtcaataattttttttgagtgacaaagAAAATTCACAGCCATTATTTAAGAATGTGAATTGGGTAAATACGACTTGTGACCTTAGTTAATAAAAGATTAGAAATAACATAAATTGTTTATAACTGAAATTAAGAAggtcaatatatttaaaagtcgaatttaaaatattgtagtACCTAATTGAGAGGCATGAGGTTGGTACATGGTGTACTCTTTGATTTAGGTGCATAGATGTAGTTACTGTTATGGGTACAATGGTAAGGTTGTCTCTTATCTGTAACGAATATATAGTCCAAATATGCATGCATAAAAGGTGCAATAAATGCTAGCAAGAAGAAGCTTGGGTGAAGCTGTTTCATTTGATTATTTACAGAAAGAGTTAAAATAAAGAGTCTTGTCCTGGAACACATAACATGGCCATGTATATTCCAACCCTACCCCTCTAGTTTAGCTCCTAGCTATTACTCTTTAGGGAGAGGGTGGCTAATTAAATTGTCATTCTACCATCACACCCACATTGTATTTATATCCCAATGATCTCATCCACAATAATTAGGGTTGATGGATATAATTGAAGAGTGGTAATATTTAGTATCATAAAATGTTAAAGGGGGACCATCCCTATTTACAAGTCATAAATTGCCTATATTCAATGAATAATGAGATAAGTCAAATGTTTAACACAACTATATAGAAGTATAAATTGCACCGATATATGTTTTTTATGAGTCACTcgttgatttttttaaatacatctTTCTGGCGCGCACTAGGTACGCCTATTGGAAACTTTAATACGGagtaccttttatttttttcaaagatcattatttttctccttttaattttttcgcCTCTTTTTCTCTCCTCTTCTTCCTATGTGATATGAAAAAATCTGACAAAAATCCTAGTTGTAGGTGATGTTGTAACaagactaattttttttttaggatctACATATAAGAAAAATTTCCATTTATTAGGCATGACTAAATAAATAAGTTGAAGGATTAAATCGTTGATCAATTTTATCAAATCTAAATAAGTGAGGTAATTATTGCCCGAAAAAGATTGATATAACAACATTTTGTTTGCACATTCAAACTTAAATTAACCTTTTTTGATTTGAGACAGTTAATTATTAACAATTTAAGTTGATTTAATTCATTATGATCTTTTGCTAGTTAAAATAAGGTGAGCTTCATTCAAACCACatatttaaattgttattgtaaatttttttcataaattaatgTTGTGTATGATTGTCGTTGTTGCAATTAAAATGcacatttaaaatttgaagcattaaagttttaaaaaaagattttattaaaaaaaaaatagagggaGGTGGGGGGGGGGGGNNNNNNNNNNNNNNNNNNNNNNNNNNNNNNNNNNNNNNNNNNNNNNNNNNNNNNNNNNNNNNNNNNNNNNNNNNNNNNNNNNNNNNNNNNNNNNNNNNNNNNNNNNNNNNNNNNNNNNNNNNNNNNNNNNNNNNNNNNNNNNNNNNNNNNNNNNNNNNNNNNNNNNNNNNNNNNNNNNNNNNNNNNNNNNNNNNNNNNNNNNNNNNNNNNNNNNNNNNNNNNNNNNNNNNNNNNNNNNNNNNNNNNNNNNNNNNNNNNNNNNNNNNNNNNNNNNNNNNNNNNNNNNNNNNNNNNNNNNNNNNNNNNNNNNNNNNNNNNNNNNNNNNNNNNNNNNNNNNNNNNNNNNNNNNNNNNNNNNNNNNNNNNNNNNNNNNNNNNNNNNNNNNNNNNNNNNNNNNNNNNNNNNNNNNNNNNNNNNNNNNNNNNNNNNNNNNNNNNNNNNNNNNNNNNNNNNNNNNNNNNNNNNNNNNNNNNNNNNNNNNNNNNNNNNNNNNNNNNNNNNNNNNNNNNNNNNNNNNNNNNNNNNNNNNNNNNNNNNNNNNNNNNNNNNNNNNNNNNNNNNNNNNNNNNNNNNNNNNNNNNNNNNNNNNNNNNNNNNNNNNNNNNNNNNNNNNNNNNNNNNNNNNNNNNNNNNNNNNNNNNNNNNNNNNNNNNNNNNNNNNNNNNNNNNNNNNNNNNNNNNNNNNNNNNNNNNNNNNNNNNNNNNNNNNNNNNNNNNNNNNNNNNNNNNNNNNNNNNNNNNNNNNNNNNNNNNNNNNNNNNNNNNNNNNNNNNNNNNNNNNNNNNNNNNNNNNNNNNNNNNNNNNNNNNNNNNNNNNNNNNNNNNNNNNNNNNNNNNNNNNNNNNNNNNNNNNNNNNNNNNNNNNNNNNNNNNNNNNNNNNNNNNNNNNNNNNNNNNNNNNggggggggggaggggggacaTTTAAAGGCTACTGATCTACGTAGCTAGAGACCTAGAGTACCTTAGAGTCCCAATGAATTTACCCAGTGGACGCTATTCCTATcaattatgaaataataaaatatatagtattgtataattgtaaaattattatGGCATAGATCATGCATGACTGTGGTCATTCTATAGCTACTCCCTACTCCCATACGCCAGCTCTCAACTACTCATAGCAGCCGTAACTACCCCAATAACAAAGAAATTCACTCAAATTGGTTGGATTCTTAATTTATAAAAGCAACCTTGAGAGTATTTATAAGAGTGATTTTTTGAGAACTAAAATTCAAATGATGATTTTTATTCATGTGGAGATGATTTTTAGATACTTTTGTTTCTGGTAAATGTAGTATTTTTGTGGGTCCAACTATTTGAGAGAAAAGAGGAAAGCAGCTGAGTTACTGCACGTGGAGCGCAGCCAGTGCGCCCAGTTGGTGCGTTTTTATTTcactgtgatttttttttttgactttttagATTTAGGTGTcagatttattttgttttttccttttttttttcttctccttttttcttgccctctttctctttcttagATGTAACTTAAAAAAAGGGACTGTTTGGTTCAGGTCAtctgagattacctaggtaatttGAATCTGGTAAggttatattaccttgtttggttcaagttatgagattacctgttaatgttatattatctcaaagctgatgtggcggtaatatttcaaggtaatgtgattaccccgTTTTTTAGGTAATCTAAAATTACCATGAATTATTCCAACTTTGTccttgttaactaatccttatataataataataataataataataataataataataataacgcaataacatatataaaataaatatatgcttatataatcaaatatacatgtgtgtgtgtgtgtgtgtatatatatatatatatataaaggacattatagtaaattgatccatataacttaaaatataacccctaaccaaacaaagtaatattatattctacaatccaaaccaaacacatcaggtaatcttacattcccaaaatctcacattacttTCCTGAAGGTAATTCTATTACCTggggtaatccaagattccgtgaaccaaacgccccctaaaagTAATGGAgttgatatggatgctctaataGTTGTAGTTTTTTTGAAGATTTTGAGGTGCTAACTAAGAGAGGGATGatggagagaaaaagaaaaagaaatctaacatttataaaaaaaaaagagtaaaaaactTGGTTTACGCCCCTTGTGCCAGCCTACTGGGCGCAAATATTGCGTTCAACGCGTGTCTCTTGatttctttttctccttttttcttTCCATGCAGCCCCAATGCAAATCAACACTTTATAACAAAATCACATTCTTCATTAGTGTAAAAATCATAGCTTGactttttcttcctcaaaaaTTGAGCAAAAACTGCTATTGGGAGTGCTCtaatcacaatattttttttggtatagtAATCACAATATTTAATGTTTAGTCCCCAATAAAAATAATCTATTAACTTTATTATTAGTTTGATCCAATCAGTTATGAGAGTGGTCTAttaattttcttggtttgagtcgatTGATTATGAGCAACCTCGACTAATTTTATCATGTGCACGCCCTAAAATAATGGCTTAGGTAACGCCTATTAGTCATGTTCACGGTTCGGTTCCGGTTTCGAACCGGAACCGAACCTTACAGGTACGGTTCCAAGTACGGTTCGGAACCGGCAGTTCCGGTTCGAAccggattttttttaaaaaaaaaattgtaatttaaaaaaaattgtaatttttaaaattttttaaattgtcaaaattcaacaattaatattttttgttgaaaaattttcattctaaaatgtttttaaaatagttatattaaatatttaaacttcaaagctaaactatatttaaaaaaaattgttatagttgaattttaaaatgttatttaaagtttaaactttaatcaaataataattaaactttaactaaataataaataataattaaatttttttaaaaaaattttccgGTTTGGAACCGGAACCGGGTTCCGGTTCTAGTTCCAACAATACGCAGTTCGGTTCGAACCTTCCGGTTCAAACCGAACCATGGTCATCCCTAACGCCTATCACTTAGTCAATTGCCAACTATACTTGATAAGTAGAAGGTTAATGTATCTAGATGCAAAGATATCATATGTTGTAACATTGTTTGGTTTTACGTAGTGCATAATGAATATTACTCAATCAATTGTTGAGTATATTTGATAATTAAACAGTTAATGTATATAGTAGCAAAGATATCATACGTTGTAACCTAGTTTGGTTTTACCCCATGCATAACGCATATCACTCACCAATTGCAGATTATACTAGATAAATTGATGGTTAATGTATAAGTTAATTCCCGCTGGGGTCCTTTGAGTATAGCGACATCGTCACGTTTAGtcataaactttcaatttaaccatATTATGATCTTGGAAGCTATAGTTCTTTtaactttcaagttaaccacACATGacctttcaattttcaaaattttaactatCCCCGATTCTAGCTTTGCACGGATGGTTAAATTGGAAGTTAATGATTAAATGTGACGATGCCACTATATTCGAAGATCCCAACTGATATTAACTCTTTTCCCAAGTACTAAATATGTTAACTAAGTTAGTGCGGGCAATATTAACCCGTTAATATAGAGTTATGCCCACTTTTAGTTCTATGAGTATACGataattttcacatttggtcgtcaactattaaaatttatagATTTGGTCTCACAACTTTTAAATCTTTGTCACATTTGGTCAccgactattaaaaattttaaatttagtccaAGACTTTTAAATCCTTGTCGCATTTAGTCCCCaactaataaaattttcaaatttgattgggtgATTATATAATCCCATAATTAATAACTATTATCCcttctaattaaataatttgtattttttttttgtaaaaaatgttcagtgtttgtaaatttaaatttttaatataactttaatttatttaacttaAATTTAAATGCGGCAATGATTTAACAATCGTGGGAtcaaatatagaaaatttaataatCAGAGACTAAATgtggtaaaaatttaaaagtcgtgagactaattaaaaatttcaatagtCGAGGACAAGATATAAAAACGATTTAAAAATtgcaaaatcaaatttaataattttaataatcaaataccaaatgtgaaaatggtTTCAAAttcgtgagatcaaaattgaaaataagtCCATGAATACAGCAGCGAACATATGGTGTAATTAAAATTGAGTGCTGGGATGAAAGAAAAGGTAAATTAAATAGGGCTCGAAACCAGATTCCACAGAGCCCCAAATGCAATGGCGAGAACAGATGAGAGCAAAAGGCGAGCCGTTGACTTTCCCGATTACTAAATCCAAACCACGAGTCCATAACCGCCACGTATCGGTCACTCACCACCGGGTTAACGTTAACCCCCTCTCCTCTCATCTCTTCCCacgttaaaataaataaataaatcccatCTTTCTTTCCATAAGGCCTTTTTCACAGACTGCAGTGAGAGTGAGATATCGATGCTCTGCGACTGCGCATTATATCTGCCATTTTACGTATTTCAGAGAGCCTTTATTTGCACCCatctttttaagaaaaaagattgaaTAGCCGTGTCCGGGTTTTCGTGGATTTTGTTTTGTCTTTGTTCTGAGTAAATGAAATATTTCCTCCGTTCAGTTTCTTGTCGTTGTGTTCGTCTTCTCCGCTGCCTGCCAATTccgtagaagaagaagaataataatatccCTGTTTCCTTCATCCCCTCACCCTGTGATTGTGATACATACACACTCTCTACTTACTTGTCGCAACAGCACAGAAATCAGAATTTTAGATTCACGATGGTGTTGGGATGGCGACGACCCTTTTGTACATCGATCCCTAGAGATCGTgactcctcctcctccgccaaGGACAAGCCGCAAGAGCAACAGACTACGACGCTTCCTAGTCCCAGGCTTGGTGCCTCAAGGTTCGCTTTCTTTTCTAATCCTTCTACGCCGCGCTTGCAGTCTCATCCGGTTTCTACGTCCGGTCTTCGTTGCCGGACTACGGTGACTCCGCCGCCGTCTTCTGTCCCTGAGAGTCCAAAGCTCCAATCCAAAAGCCCTAGGTTTTTCCAGCGCTCTAATCCGTCTTCTCCCCGCTCGCCTTCCGCCTTTTCTATCCTCAAGTCCAGCCTTCGTCTCTCTAAGGTAACTGATTCGCACTGCTCATCACGTAATACTTACTGTTTATTTCATCATttgtacatgatttttttaaattttactgtATTGATTTGTTTTGCTGAATGAATAGCAGAGTAGGTGTGGGATATGTTTACGGACGGTGAAATCCGGGCAAGGCACGGCCATATTCACGGCGGAGTGCTCTCACAGCTTCCACTTTCCCTGCGTTGCTGCTCATGTTAAGAAACAAGGCAGCCTCTTATGCCCCATTTGCAGCTCCCCGTGGAAGGAATTGCCTGTGCTTTCTGTTCAGGATGATCCGATTAAGACGGTGAAGGTGGAGGAGGAGACGATTCCACAAGTGTCGCCGAAAGGAAATATGGATGTTCGTGTTAAGAGTGATGGCAATAAGCCTCACGGGAGGGGAGTTTTAAAGGTCTACAATGACGATGAACCGTTGATGTCGCCGACTTCTGGTGCACGGTTTAACCCGATACCGGAGTCCGATGAGGAGAACGAGAGTGAGGTTGAGGAGTTTCAGGGATTTTTCTTGTCGAAAGTGAGCCCTGTGAAGCATGCGGTGGCCGGTTTGAATGCTGTTGAAGCGAGGCTTTTGCCTGAGGCGGTTGTGGTGTCTGCTGGGAGGAGTCACGAAACGTATGCGATAGTTCTGAGATTGAGAGCTCCGCCGGCGTCCACCATGGCCGCTCGTAGAGCTCCGATTGATTTGGTGGCGGTGCTTGACGTCAGCGGGAAAATGACAACTGAGAACATTCAGATGATGAAGCGTGCTATGAGGCTGGTGGTGTCGTCACTGTCCGCCGCCGATAGACTCTCCATCGTGGCGTTCTCCGCGACATCGAAGAGATTGTTGCCGCTGCGACGGATGACGACGACCGGCCGGCGATCCGCGCGTCGGATAGTCGACGCGATAGTGAGTTTGGAAGGATCCGCGAGTGCAATCGACGCTCTGAAGAAGGCCGCGAAGGTGCTAGAAGATCGCCGCGAGAGAAACTCCGCCGCCAGTATCCTCCTATTGTCGGATTGTCATTACGATCGCTCCGTTGCTAACTCCATCTACCAGAGACGTCAATCTCCCATTGTATCATCTTCCAAGCTCTTCGGCCACACGGAGATTCCAGTACATTCCGTCGCACTGAATGACGCCTCCTCCGGGTTCGGATCCGGGTACGGTATGTCAGAATCCGGATTAACCAAATGCATCGGAGGTTTACTAAACGTGGTGGCTCATGATCTCCGTGTACAGCTGGGTTTCGTATTCGGTTCCGCCCCCGCAGAAGTCGCCGCCGTTTACTCTAACGGCGACCGGCCGGTTTCTCACGGTTCCGGTTTAATCCGGCTTGGAGATTTTTACGCGGAGGAAGAGAGAGAATTGTTGGTTGAACTGAAAGTCCCATCATCCGCTATTGGGGCCCACCACGCACTGTCCGTTCGATGCTCTTACCAAGACCCGTCAACTCAAGAGCTCATCCAGTGCAAAGAACAAGCGCTGTTGGTCCCGCGTCCGCAGGCCGTTAGATCATCCAGCGAGAACATCAGACGGCTCAGAAGCCTCTTCGTGTCCACGCGAGCCGTAGCCGAAGCCAGGCGATTAGCCGACCGCAACGACTTCACCGGCGCGCACCACATGCTGTCCTCGGCTCGAGCCTTGCTGCTGCAGTCCAACTCCGGCCACGCCGACGAGTTCATCAGCGGCTT of Ipomoea triloba cultivar NCNSP0323 chromosome 3, ASM357664v1 contains these proteins:
- the LOC116014501 gene encoding E3 ubiquitin-protein ligase WAV3-like isoform X2, encoding MVLGWRRPFCTSIPRDRDSSSSAKDKPQEQQTTTLPSPRLGASRFAFFSNPSTPRLQSHPVSTSGLRCRTTVTPPPSSVPESPKLQSKSPRFFQRSNPSSPRSPSAFSILKSSLRLSKSRCGICLRTVKSGQGTAIFTAECSHSFHFPCVAAHVKKQGSLLCPICSSPWKELPVLSVQDDPIKTVKVEEETIPQVSPKGNMDVRVKSDGNKPHGRGVLKVYNDDEPLMSPTSGARFNPIPESDEENESEVEEFQGFFLSKVSPVKHAVAGLNAVEARLLPEAVVVSAGRSHETYAIVLRLRAPPASTMAARRAPIDLVAVLDVSGKMTTENIQMMKRAMRLVVSSLSAADRLSIVAFSATSKRLLPLRRMTTTGRRSARRIVDAIVSLEGSASAIDALKKAAKVLEDRRERNSAASILLLSDCHYDRSVANSIYQRRQSPIVSSSKLFGHTEIPVHSVALNDASSGFGSGYGMSESGLTKCIGGLLNVVAHDLRVQLGFVFGSAPAEVAAVYSNGDRPVSHGSGLIRLGDFYAEEERELLVELKVPSSAIGAHHALSVRCSYQDPSTQELIQCKEQALLVPRPQAVRSSSENIRRLRSLFVSTRAVAEARRLADRNDFTGAHHMLSSARALLLQSNSGHADEFISGLEAQLSELHWRRQNQPQQIQRRRTSGEREDEKAEPLTPTSAWRAAEMLAKVAIMRKSLNRVSDLHGFEDARF
- the LOC116014501 gene encoding E3 ubiquitin-protein ligase WAV3-like isoform X1, which translates into the protein MVLGWRRPFCTSIPRDRDSSSSAKDKPQEQQTTTLPSPRLGASRFAFFSNPSTPRLQSHPVSTSGLRCRTTVTPPPSSVPESPKLQSKSPRFFQRSNPSSPRSPSAFSILKSSLRLSKQSRCGICLRTVKSGQGTAIFTAECSHSFHFPCVAAHVKKQGSLLCPICSSPWKELPVLSVQDDPIKTVKVEEETIPQVSPKGNMDVRVKSDGNKPHGRGVLKVYNDDEPLMSPTSGARFNPIPESDEENESEVEEFQGFFLSKVSPVKHAVAGLNAVEARLLPEAVVVSAGRSHETYAIVLRLRAPPASTMAARRAPIDLVAVLDVSGKMTTENIQMMKRAMRLVVSSLSAADRLSIVAFSATSKRLLPLRRMTTTGRRSARRIVDAIVSLEGSASAIDALKKAAKVLEDRRERNSAASILLLSDCHYDRSVANSIYQRRQSPIVSSSKLFGHTEIPVHSVALNDASSGFGSGYGMSESGLTKCIGGLLNVVAHDLRVQLGFVFGSAPAEVAAVYSNGDRPVSHGSGLIRLGDFYAEEERELLVELKVPSSAIGAHHALSVRCSYQDPSTQELIQCKEQALLVPRPQAVRSSSENIRRLRSLFVSTRAVAEARRLADRNDFTGAHHMLSSARALLLQSNSGHADEFISGLEAQLSELHWRRQNQPQQIQRRRTSGEREDEKAEPLTPTSAWRAAEMLAKVAIMRKSLNRVSDLHGFEDARF